The Ananas comosus cultivar F153 unplaced genomic scaffold, ASM154086v1, whole genome shotgun sequence genome includes a window with the following:
- the LOC109706235 gene encoding heat shock 70 kDa protein, mitochondrial-like, with the protein MEGKNPKVIENSEGSRTTPSVVAFTPKGELLVGTPAKRQAVTNPANTFFGTKRLIGRRFDDPLVQKEMKMVPYKIVKAPNGDAWVETTDGKQFSPSQVGAFVLTKMKETADSYLGKSTS; encoded by the exons ATGGAGGGAAAG AATCCTAAAGTCATCGAGAACTCGGAAGGGTCGAGGACTACTCCCTCAGTGGTCGCCTTTACGCCAAAGGGAGAGCTGCTAGTAGGAACTCCAGCTAAACGCCAAGCGGTCACCAACCCCGCAAATACATTTTTCGGGACCAAAAGGTTAATCGGGCGCCGTTTTGATGATCCCTTAGTTCAAAAGGAGATGAAGATGGTACCTTACAAAATTGTGAAGGCCCCAAATGGAGATGCGTGGGTCGAAACAACGGATGGGAAGCAGTTCTCCCCAAGCCAGGTCGGTGCATTCGTTCTGACGAAGATGAAAGAAACTGCGGACTCCTATCTCGGAAAATCNACGAGTTAA